The Penaeus chinensis breed Huanghai No. 1 chromosome 16, ASM1920278v2, whole genome shotgun sequence genome window below encodes:
- the LOC125033694 gene encoding cuticular protein 47Eg-like: MKFALALLALVAVATARPGSVVDLDFDDFHVDQDVSNEVVQGTYSWTSPEGEKFFIKYIADDDGYRVVESNAVPVTNGVAADGNQGSFDSFEDIFDRK; encoded by the exons CTTGCTCTCCTCGCCCTCGTCGCCGTGGCCACCGCCCGCCCCGGCAGCGTCGTGGACCTGGACTTCGATGACTTCCACGTTGACCAGGATGTCTCCAACGAGGTGGTGCAAGGAACCTACAG CTGGACGTCCCCCGAGGGAGAGAAGTTCTTCATCAAGTACATCGCCGACGACGACGGATACCGCGTCGTCGAGTCCAACGCCGTGCCCGTCACAAACGGCGTCGCCGCCGACGGCAACCAGGGATCCTTCGACTCCTTCGAAGATATCTTCGACAGGAAGTAA